Proteins encoded within one genomic window of Companilactobacillus zhachilii:
- the rplS gene encoding 50S ribosomal protein L19 has protein sequence MNKLIQDITKEQLRSDIPDFRSGDTVRVHAKVVEGSRERIQLFEGVVIKRHGAGISATYTVRKMSNGVGVERTFPLNTPRVEQIEVIRHGRVRRSKLYYLRARTGKAARIKERRRDI, from the coding sequence ATGAATAAATTGATTCAAGATATTACAAAAGAACAATTACGTTCTGACATTCCTGACTTCCGTAGTGGTGACACTGTTCGTGTCCACGCTAAGGTTGTTGAAGGTAGCCGCGAACGTATCCAATTATTCGAAGGTGTCGTTATTAAGAGACATGGTGCTGGTATCAGTGCTACTTACACTGTTCGTAAGATGAGTAATGGTGTTGGTGTTGAAAGAACATTCCCATTAAACACACCTCGTGTAGAACAAATCGAAGTTATCAGACATGGTCGTGTACGTCGTAGCAAGCTTTACTACCTACGTGCTCGTACAGGTAAGGCTGCTCGTATTAAAGAACGTCGTCGTGACATTTAA
- the rpsP gene encoding 30S ribosomal protein S16: MSVKIRMKRMGSKLRPFYRLVVADSRSPRDGRFIEQVGYYNPISQPEEIKLDDDKIVEWLNKGAQPSDTVRHLLKQHGIMQKFHESKFTK, from the coding sequence ATGTCAGTTAAGATTAGAATGAAACGTATGGGTAGTAAATTACGCCCATTTTATAGATTAGTTGTTGCAGATTCACGTTCACCACGTGATGGTCGTTTTATCGAACAAGTTGGTTACTACAACCCAATCTCACAACCAGAAGAAATTAAATTAGACGATGACAAGATCGTTGAATGGTTAAACAAAGGTGCACAACCTTCAGATACTGTTCGTCACTTGTTGAAACAACACGGAATTATGCAAAAGTTCCACGAAAGCAAATTCACAAAATAG
- the ffh gene encoding signal recognition particle protein, which yields MAFEGLSERLNKVFSSLRGKGKLSDEDIRKVMREVRMALLEADVNFDVVKKFVKSVRERALGAEVMESLTPSQQVVKIVDEELTKIMGQEAVPLNKSKHIPTIIMMVGLQGAGKTTTAGKLANRLKSTEKARPLFIAGDVYRPAAVEQLKTIGQQLDAPVYDEGTDHDPVDIVRNGLKVAAENKNDYVIIDTAGRLEIDEQLMEELQRIKDLAHPDEILFVADSMTGQVAAKVAHGFDEQLDITGVVLTKLDGDTRGGAALSIRDVTGKPIKFIGQGEKLDQLDVFHPDRMANRILGMGDMLTLIEKAQTDYDEKQAQQVAEKIRENSFDFNDFIDQMDQIQKMGPLDEIMKMIPGMANNPALANINIGEKDIAHLKAIVYSMTPAEREDPDMLNPSRRRRIAAGSGQSVQNVNRMIKQFKQSRDMMNKMSKGNMAGMDQLMGNGVQGRLGKMAMHSMIRKNKKNKKKRLKKIKRFKSK from the coding sequence ATGGCTTTTGAAGGATTAAGCGAACGCTTGAACAAAGTTTTCTCCTCACTAAGAGGTAAAGGTAAGCTTTCTGACGAAGATATTCGTAAAGTAATGCGTGAAGTACGAATGGCATTATTGGAAGCGGATGTTAACTTTGACGTTGTTAAAAAATTCGTCAAATCTGTTAGAGAACGTGCCTTAGGCGCCGAAGTAATGGAAAGTTTGACGCCATCACAACAAGTTGTCAAAATTGTTGATGAAGAATTAACTAAGATCATGGGACAAGAAGCTGTTCCATTGAATAAATCTAAGCATATCCCAACAATTATCATGATGGTTGGTCTACAAGGTGCTGGTAAAACTACCACAGCTGGTAAATTAGCTAATCGTTTGAAATCAACTGAAAAAGCTCGTCCATTGTTTATCGCTGGGGATGTTTATCGTCCTGCTGCCGTTGAACAGTTGAAGACTATTGGTCAACAACTAGACGCGCCAGTATATGACGAAGGAACCGACCATGATCCCGTTGATATCGTGCGCAATGGTTTAAAGGTCGCTGCAGAAAATAAGAACGATTACGTTATTATCGATACTGCCGGTCGTTTGGAAATTGATGAACAGTTGATGGAAGAACTTCAACGTATCAAAGACTTAGCACATCCAGATGAAATTTTGTTTGTTGCTGATTCAATGACTGGTCAAGTAGCAGCTAAAGTTGCCCATGGATTTGATGAACAATTAGATATTACCGGTGTTGTTTTGACGAAGTTGGATGGTGATACCCGTGGTGGTGCCGCTCTTTCAATTCGTGACGTTACGGGTAAGCCAATCAAGTTCATTGGACAAGGTGAAAAACTTGACCAATTAGATGTCTTCCATCCTGATCGTATGGCTAACCGTATCCTTGGTATGGGTGACATGCTAACTTTGATTGAAAAAGCCCAAACAGATTACGATGAAAAACAAGCTCAACAAGTAGCTGAAAAGATTCGTGAGAATAGTTTTGATTTTAATGACTTTATTGATCAAATGGATCAAATTCAAAAGATGGGTCCATTGGATGAAATCATGAAGATGATTCCAGGGATGGCGAACAATCCTGCTTTAGCTAATATCAATATTGGTGAAAAAGATATTGCCCATTTGAAGGCCATCGTTTACTCAATGACACCAGCAGAACGTGAAGATCCAGACATGTTGAATCCATCACGCCGTCGTAGAATTGCTGCAGGTTCTGGTCAAAGCGTGCAAAATGTTAATCGGATGATTAAGCAATTTAAACAATCACGTGACATGATGAACAAGATGAGTAAAGGTAACATGGCTGGAATGGATCAATTGATGGGTAATGGTGTCCAAGGTCGTCTGGGTAAGATGGCTATGCATTCAATGATTCGTAAGAATAAGAAAAACAAGAAGAAACGTTTGAAGAAGATTAAGAGATTTAAGTCGAAATAA
- the smc gene encoding chromosome segregation protein SMC, producing the protein MPLKSLTINGFKSFADKTKIDFTSGITGIVGPNGSGKSNITEAIRWVMGEQSAKSLRGDKMVDVIFAGSDTRPQMNRAEVVLEFDNRNKELKSSQDDLVICRRLFRNGDTEFLINNKQCRLRDITELFMDSGMGKQSFSIISQGRVEAIFNSKPVERRTIIEESAGVSLFKQKKQQAENKLSETTDNLHRVSDIVSELSKQVEPLKEQASIARDYKEQKSKYDSIYQKILTIEVKNLSAQKHQIEKDLREVKMSLQNISRQVKIANKQVEDNNQAVHELTEKIDDHQAKLTESTKTLEIYNGKVAVADERNGFNSSNKQSLTRQLTSLQTSQTTNQEKLAESNQKLSECVAKIKDFEKQLADIQQLKKKTPADLQKNIADLRNDYVNLLQSQVSNNNEQKFSQRQLERVEASIKEQQSQLTEVTENLNSSKTDNDSINQQVKQLVDDNKSLLEREQQLDKAIAEITETGKNENSNYLKILENLQEIKARKRVLENMEQEHAGFFEGAKNVLNNSQQINGIVGAVAELISVPKQYQLAIETVVSNQLQSIVTEDETAAKKAIAYLRQSRGGRATFLPLNIIQPRNIYANDLNKAEMVAGFVGVASDLVKYDSKVENIVKNILGNLLIAENIDVATKISAAVNRKYRVVTLDGNVVNAGGSLTGGQQRRVNSSILTRKDELKSLTSELSKQELLMDQKQQTVQELRQQLMNYNAEKKTVDEKLAQFNAEKSHFENEISTYQNEAKHFSERLEVIKYNLSKSQSEKAELQTSLKTQKEAATKVSQEIEQTQAEIDQKQKMLTDFDAELQSINHQEQDIQTKLAVVKSNHDNEAAQNQDLKANTEQVQTQISEIQNQLTVLDSERSQLDLNSTEVKNHITELKSEIAKLQKVVTDLKAEREKQQALSTELNSKAQRNFDLQKTASDQQETLAIQNTKLSNQIDSRLDTLSQDYQLTYEASLLALKQEDYDPDELQKEARLLKMGIEELGTVNLSAIEEYDKVKDRYEFLTQQQNDLLQARAQLLDTMSEMDKEVTTRFKKTFDEVATAFEDIFPEMFAGGRAKLVLTEPDNLLETGIEIIAQPPGKKFQRLSLLSGGEKALTAITLLFAIIKVKPVPFCILDEVEASLDDANVYRFANYLNQYDANTEFIVITHRKGTMMNVNRLYGVTMEESGVSRMLSVNVKE; encoded by the coding sequence ATGCCTTTAAAATCATTAACGATCAATGGGTTTAAATCTTTTGCTGATAAGACAAAGATTGACTTCACCAGTGGAATTACTGGAATTGTTGGGCCCAACGGGAGTGGAAAATCAAATATTACTGAAGCCATTCGTTGGGTAATGGGTGAACAATCAGCAAAAAGCTTACGTGGAGACAAAATGGTCGATGTGATTTTTGCTGGGAGCGATACACGTCCACAAATGAATCGGGCGGAAGTCGTTTTAGAATTCGATAATCGTAACAAAGAACTCAAATCGTCCCAGGATGATCTGGTAATTTGTCGTCGATTATTTAGAAATGGTGATACTGAATTTTTAATTAATAATAAGCAGTGTCGTTTACGCGATATTACGGAATTATTTATGGACTCGGGGATGGGAAAACAGTCGTTTTCAATTATTTCTCAGGGACGAGTTGAAGCTATTTTCAATAGTAAGCCAGTCGAGAGACGAACAATTATTGAAGAATCAGCTGGAGTATCACTTTTTAAGCAAAAGAAGCAACAAGCTGAAAACAAATTATCTGAAACAACTGATAATCTCCATCGTGTATCAGATATCGTTTCAGAATTGTCGAAACAAGTTGAACCTTTGAAAGAACAAGCAAGTATTGCTCGTGACTATAAAGAACAAAAGAGTAAATATGATAGTATCTATCAAAAGATTTTGACGATTGAAGTTAAGAATCTTTCGGCTCAAAAGCATCAGATTGAAAAAGATTTACGTGAAGTAAAGATGAGTCTGCAAAATATTTCTCGACAAGTCAAAATTGCCAATAAACAAGTTGAAGATAATAATCAAGCAGTCCATGAATTGACGGAAAAAATTGATGATCATCAAGCTAAATTGACTGAGTCAACGAAGACACTCGAAATATATAATGGTAAAGTCGCTGTTGCTGATGAACGTAATGGTTTTAATTCATCAAATAAACAGTCATTAACACGCCAATTGACCAGCTTACAGACTAGTCAAACAACTAATCAGGAAAAATTGGCAGAATCTAACCAAAAATTATCAGAATGTGTTGCCAAAATTAAAGATTTTGAAAAGCAATTAGCTGATATTCAACAATTGAAGAAAAAAACACCGGCAGATTTACAGAAAAATATTGCTGATTTACGAAATGATTATGTTAATTTACTTCAGTCACAAGTTTCAAACAATAACGAGCAGAAATTTTCACAACGTCAGCTTGAACGAGTTGAAGCTTCAATTAAAGAACAACAAAGTCAATTAACTGAAGTCACTGAAAACTTAAACAGTTCAAAGACTGATAATGATTCCATCAATCAACAAGTCAAGCAATTGGTCGATGATAACAAGTCATTATTAGAACGCGAGCAACAATTGGATAAAGCTATTGCTGAAATTACTGAGACTGGTAAAAATGAAAATAGTAATTATTTGAAGATTTTAGAAAACCTTCAAGAAATTAAAGCCCGTAAGCGTGTTTTGGAAAATATGGAACAGGAACATGCTGGCTTTTTTGAAGGCGCTAAGAATGTTTTAAATAACAGTCAACAAATTAATGGTATTGTTGGTGCGGTTGCAGAATTGATTTCTGTTCCGAAGCAATATCAATTGGCGATTGAAACTGTTGTCAGCAATCAACTGCAATCAATTGTTACAGAAGATGAGACTGCCGCTAAAAAGGCGATTGCCTATCTAAGACAAAGTCGTGGTGGTCGTGCTACTTTCTTGCCATTAAATATTATTCAACCCCGGAATATTTATGCTAATGATTTGAACAAAGCTGAAATGGTCGCAGGTTTTGTTGGAGTCGCTAGTGATTTAGTTAAATATGATAGTAAGGTTGAAAACATTGTTAAAAATATTTTGGGTAATTTGTTAATTGCTGAAAATATTGATGTGGCTACGAAGATTTCGGCGGCCGTTAATCGCAAGTATCGTGTCGTAACGCTGGATGGTAACGTCGTCAATGCCGGTGGTTCCTTAACTGGTGGTCAACAACGTCGAGTTAATTCAAGTATTTTGACACGTAAGGATGAATTGAAATCATTAACGAGTGAGCTTTCTAAGCAAGAATTGTTGATGGATCAAAAACAACAAACAGTTCAAGAATTGCGTCAACAGTTGATGAACTATAATGCCGAGAAGAAGACGGTTGATGAGAAGTTAGCTCAATTTAATGCTGAGAAGAGCCATTTTGAAAATGAGATTTCAACTTATCAAAATGAGGCCAAACATTTTAGTGAACGTTTGGAAGTTATCAAGTATAACCTTTCGAAGAGTCAGTCCGAAAAAGCTGAGTTACAAACTAGCTTAAAAACTCAAAAAGAAGCTGCTACAAAGGTCAGTCAAGAAATTGAGCAAACACAAGCAGAAATTGACCAAAAACAAAAGATGTTAACAGACTTTGATGCTGAGTTGCAATCAATCAATCATCAAGAACAAGACATCCAAACTAAGCTGGCGGTTGTTAAGAGTAATCACGATAATGAAGCTGCTCAAAACCAGGATTTAAAAGCTAATACTGAACAGGTTCAGACACAAATTTCCGAAATTCAAAATCAACTTACAGTTCTTGATTCTGAACGAAGCCAGTTGGACCTTAATAGTACCGAAGTTAAAAATCATATTACTGAACTTAAGTCAGAAATTGCTAAACTTCAAAAAGTAGTAACTGACTTGAAAGCTGAACGTGAAAAGCAACAAGCCTTATCGACAGAATTAAATAGTAAAGCACAACGTAACTTTGATTTACAAAAAACAGCATCAGATCAACAAGAAACGTTAGCCATTCAAAATACAAAATTATCGAATCAAATCGATAGTCGTTTAGATACATTGTCACAAGATTATCAGTTAACGTATGAAGCATCATTATTAGCGTTGAAGCAAGAAGACTATGACCCTGATGAATTGCAAAAAGAAGCTCGTCTTTTGAAGATGGGTATCGAAGAATTGGGAACGGTTAATTTGTCTGCCATCGAAGAGTACGATAAAGTTAAAGATCGTTATGAATTTTTAACACAGCAACAAAATGATTTATTACAAGCACGTGCACAATTACTTGATACAATGTCAGAGATGGACAAGGAAGTCACGACCCGCTTTAAGAAAACGTTTGATGAAGTTGCAACAGCTTTTGAGGATATTTTCCCCGAAATGTTTGCCGGCGGGCGGGCTAAACTAGTTCTGACCGAACCTGATAATCTTTTGGAAACAGGGATTGAAATCATTGCTCAACCACCTGGGAAGAAGTTCCAGCGTTTGAGTCTATTATCTGGTGGTGAAAAAGCCTTAACTGCTATTACTTTGTTATTTGCAATTATCAAAGTAAAGCCAGTGCCATTCTGTATTTTGGATGAAGTTGAGGCTTCACTTGATGATGCTAATGTTTATCGTTTTGCCAATTATTTGAATCAATATGACGCTAACACTGAATTTATTGTTATTACTCACCGTAAAGGAACAATGATGAATGTTAACCGTTTGTATGGTGTAACAATGGAAGAATCTGGTGTTTCACGGATGTTATCCGTAAATGTTAAAGAATAG
- a CDS encoding ABC transporter permease, with product MFLSLKEIKKEKFRYGLIIGMIVLIGYLIFILTSLSMGLANQNTDAINSWKINSIVLDKDTNTNLTQSLLTKNELKNAKITKDEAYLGQAAVVAKKDGLTKESAQFLGLDTQQFIAKNLQLSSGHKIKQKNQVVVDEQFKNDGYKLGDKIKFNSASTNYTIVGFVKNAKLNIAPVVYGDLASWQAIKNLNSSFKASAIVSRNANFKIDQNQLKTYSTTAFVNKLPGYSAQNSTFTFMIGFLMIISLIVIAVFLYILTIQKIQNYAVLRAQGIPSKTLINATISQSIILVVGGLIIATVLTAATALIMPATVPMSFNIPILSAVGFGLILTGLLGSLIPIKIILNVDPVSVIGG from the coding sequence ATGTTTCTATCACTGAAGGAAATTAAAAAAGAGAAATTTAGATACGGACTTATCATTGGAATGATTGTTTTAATCGGCTACTTAATCTTCATTTTAACTAGTTTGTCCATGGGACTGGCCAATCAAAACACCGATGCAATTAATTCTTGGAAAATCAATAGTATTGTTCTAGATAAGGATACCAATACTAATTTGACGCAATCATTATTGACTAAAAATGAGCTTAAGAATGCCAAAATAACCAAAGATGAAGCTTATCTAGGTCAAGCGGCAGTTGTTGCAAAAAAAGATGGCCTGACTAAAGAATCAGCTCAATTTTTAGGACTTGATACTCAGCAATTCATTGCTAAAAACTTACAGCTCAGTTCCGGTCATAAAATCAAACAAAAGAACCAAGTTGTTGTCGATGAACAATTTAAGAATGATGGTTACAAATTAGGTGACAAAATTAAATTCAATTCAGCCTCAACTAACTACACAATTGTCGGCTTTGTTAAAAATGCCAAGTTAAATATTGCACCAGTAGTGTACGGCGATTTAGCAAGTTGGCAAGCAATCAAAAATCTCAATAGTTCCTTTAAAGCTAGTGCAATTGTTTCAAGAAATGCCAACTTCAAAATAGATCAAAATCAATTAAAAACCTATTCAACAACTGCTTTTGTCAATAAGCTTCCAGGGTATTCAGCTCAAAACTCGACTTTTACTTTCATGATTGGTTTCTTAATGATTATTTCTTTGATCGTTATCGCAGTCTTTTTGTACATCTTAACAATCCAAAAAATTCAAAACTATGCTGTTTTAAGAGCTCAAGGTATACCTTCCAAAACACTTATCAATGCAACAATTTCTCAATCAATTATTCTTGTTGTGGGCGGATTGATTATCGCTACCGTCCTAACAGCAGCCACTGCTCTCATTATGCCCGCTACTGTACCAATGAGTTTCAATATTCCCATTCTTTCAGCTGTTGGCTTTGGACTTATTTTAACTGGTCTATTAGGTTCACTAATCCCGATTAAAATTATTCTCAACGTCGATCCTGTCAGTGTTATCGGAGGTTAA
- the ylxM gene encoding YlxM family DNA-binding protein, translated as MNIDETTRVNLLYNFYHSLLTKKQSRYLDLYYVEDFSLSEIAEQLDVSRQAVLDNLHRSVNLLESYEKELGLIEKTQEIDDISEKLDQLVQTKYANDKELLDLVRRISKINEM; from the coding sequence ATGAATATTGATGAAACGACACGAGTGAATTTGTTATATAATTTTTATCATTCTTTGCTGACCAAAAAGCAAAGTCGCTATCTGGATCTTTATTACGTCGAGGATTTTTCACTCAGTGAGATTGCAGAACAACTCGATGTTTCACGGCAAGCGGTTTTAGATAATTTGCATCGTTCAGTCAATTTGCTAGAATCGTATGAGAAAGAGCTTGGTCTGATTGAAAAGACACAGGAGATCGATGATATTTCGGAGAAGTTAGATCAACTTGTGCAGACCAAATATGCGAATGATAAAGAATTACTAGATTTAGTACGAAGAATTTCGAAAATAAATGAAATGTAG
- the ftsY gene encoding signal recognition particle-docking protein FtsY: MGLFDRIKKAFTGKDDSEDKELEKKSQEESTQESDQNAESTTDEQAAKTTSKEETAVDETPQVESEEPKEPETDDEAKESFKETTETVNPEPEKTETAEKAAPEKSEEPVNDEAKTSTEVEPEDTKTESEPDKESEPTDTEVVDSETTGSKETATEKEPSDDEEFETEPETDEPKDDVKEYDEGLKKSRNSFSSRLNRFLANFRSVDEDFFDDLEELLIESDVGYETAMRISDELREEVKLENAKKKSDVSNVIVKKLVDMYGEEGKEEDNSLKFSADKTPTVFLFVGVNGAGKTTTVGKLAHRYKEQGKKVLLAAADTFRAGAIEQLQEWGKRDGVDVQASKAHTDPASVVYDAVQRAVNDDYDILLVDTAGRLQNKEGLMRELEKIKRVITRELPDAPQEVLLVLDGSTGQNALSQAKQFKETTDVSGIVLTKLDGSSQGGVVLAIRNELHIPVKLVGLGEQMDDLRDFDPEKFIYGLFKELIVGSSAK, from the coding sequence ATGGGATTATTTGATCGAATTAAAAAAGCCTTTACCGGTAAAGATGACTCTGAAGATAAAGAATTAGAAAAGAAATCTCAAGAAGAATCTACCCAAGAATCTGACCAAAATGCTGAATCAACTACTGATGAACAAGCAGCAAAAACGACCTCAAAAGAAGAAACAGCTGTCGATGAAACTCCACAAGTAGAATCAGAAGAACCAAAGGAACCTGAAACAGATGATGAAGCAAAAGAAAGTTTCAAAGAAACAACTGAAACAGTTAACCCTGAACCTGAAAAGACAGAGACAGCTGAGAAAGCCGCTCCTGAAAAATCAGAAGAACCTGTTAATGATGAAGCAAAAACTTCAACTGAAGTTGAACCAGAAGACACTAAGACTGAATCAGAACCTGACAAGGAATCAGAGCCAACTGACACTGAGGTAGTTGATTCTGAGACAACTGGTTCTAAAGAAACTGCGACTGAAAAAGAACCTTCAGATGATGAAGAATTTGAGACTGAACCAGAAACTGATGAACCTAAAGATGATGTTAAAGAATACGATGAAGGTTTAAAGAAGAGTCGTAATTCCTTTAGCTCACGTTTAAATCGTTTCCTAGCAAACTTTAGAAGTGTTGATGAAGATTTCTTTGATGACTTGGAAGAATTATTGATTGAATCTGATGTTGGTTACGAAACTGCTATGCGTATTTCTGATGAATTACGTGAGGAAGTTAAGTTAGAAAATGCCAAGAAAAAATCAGATGTTTCGAATGTTATTGTTAAAAAATTAGTTGATATGTATGGTGAAGAAGGCAAAGAAGAAGATAATTCTTTGAAATTCAGTGCTGATAAGACACCAACTGTTTTCTTGTTTGTTGGTGTTAATGGTGCGGGTAAAACTACTACAGTTGGTAAACTTGCTCACCGCTATAAGGAACAAGGTAAGAAAGTTTTACTAGCTGCTGCTGATACATTTAGAGCTGGTGCGATTGAACAATTGCAAGAATGGGGTAAGCGCGATGGAGTTGACGTTCAAGCAAGTAAAGCCCATACCGACCCAGCTTCAGTTGTTTACGATGCCGTTCAACGTGCAGTCAATGATGATTATGATATTTTACTAGTTGATACGGCTGGTCGTTTGCAAAATAAAGAAGGACTTATGCGTGAGCTAGAAAAAATTAAACGTGTTATCACTCGTGAATTACCAGATGCACCACAAGAAGTCTTGTTGGTTCTTGACGGTTCAACTGGGCAAAACGCTTTGAGTCAAGCTAAGCAATTTAAAGAAACAACAGATGTTTCAGGAATTGTTTTGACGAAACTTGATGGTAGTTCTCAAGGTGGGGTTGTTTTGGCAATCCGTAATGAATTACATATTCCAGTTAAACTAGTTGGTTTAGGTGAACAGATGGATGATCTGCGTGATTTTGATCCAGAGAAATTCATCTATGGCTTGTTTAAGGAATTAATTGTTGGGTCATCTGCCAAATAA
- the trmD gene encoding tRNA (guanosine(37)-N1)-methyltransferase TrmD has protein sequence MDITILSIFPKMFQALDQSLIGKAQEKDLVNIDVVDFRDFTTNKQNHVDDAPYGGGAGMLLQAQPIYDAMDYVERKKPGKKRVVLLDPAGKTFNTKMARDFAKEDQLVFICGHYEGFDERVKDLVTDEVSIGDYILTGGELPTMSMIDATLRFVPGVLGNSFSAEEESFSNNLLEYPQYSRPADFRGKKVPEVLTSGDHEKIRVWRLTQALKKTLERRPDLLENADLTDEEQKLLRKIRQNN, from the coding sequence ATGGATATTACAATTTTAAGCATTTTTCCAAAAATGTTTCAGGCTTTGGATCAATCATTGATTGGTAAAGCTCAAGAAAAAGATCTTGTGAATATTGATGTCGTCGATTTTCGTGATTTTACAACTAACAAACAAAATCACGTTGACGATGCTCCTTACGGTGGTGGGGCTGGTATGTTGTTACAAGCCCAACCAATTTACGATGCTATGGATTATGTTGAAAGGAAAAAGCCGGGTAAGAAACGAGTTGTGTTACTTGATCCAGCCGGTAAAACTTTCAATACAAAAATGGCTCGTGATTTTGCTAAGGAAGATCAATTGGTTTTTATTTGCGGTCACTATGAAGGTTTTGACGAACGTGTCAAAGACTTAGTGACAGATGAAGTATCGATTGGTGATTATATTTTGACTGGTGGGGAACTACCAACGATGAGTATGATTGATGCCACCTTGCGCTTTGTACCAGGCGTGCTAGGCAATTCTTTCTCAGCTGAGGAGGAATCATTCTCTAATAACTTATTGGAATACCCACAATACTCACGTCCAGCCGATTTCCGTGGGAAAAAGGTGCCTGAAGTATTAACTAGTGGTGATCATGAAAAAATTCGTGTCTGGCGTTTAACACAGGCCTTGAAGAAGACCTTAGAGCGTCGACCTGATTTGTTAGAGAATGCAGATTTGACTGATGAAGAGCAAAAATTGTTACGAAAAATTCGTCAAAATAACTAG
- the rimM gene encoding ribosome maturation factor RimM (Essential for efficient processing of 16S rRNA) produces MTEKLYRVGTIVNTHGIKGELRIIPITDFPEDRFKSGAKLYLKNKDQVTEFTVESSRPHKSFILVKMKGYDNINDVEKFVKSELFADGEEVSGLNEGEFLYRQIIGLTVIDKDLGEVGKISEIMELGSNDVWVVKSPQYKEILLPYIDDVIKEVDLDNGVVKVEIPDGLID; encoded by the coding sequence ATGACCGAAAAATTATATCGAGTTGGTACAATCGTCAATACTCATGGTATTAAAGGCGAATTGAGAATAATCCCCATTACTGATTTTCCAGAAGATCGTTTCAAGTCGGGTGCTAAGCTCTATTTGAAAAACAAAGATCAAGTGACTGAATTTACAGTTGAATCTTCACGTCCACACAAGAGTTTTATTTTGGTGAAAATGAAGGGTTACGATAATATCAATGATGTTGAAAAATTTGTTAAATCAGAATTATTTGCCGATGGTGAAGAAGTTTCTGGTCTTAATGAAGGCGAATTTCTATATCGTCAAATCATTGGATTAACCGTTATTGATAAAGACTTAGGTGAAGTTGGTAAAATTTCTGAGATCATGGAATTAGGTTCTAATGACGTTTGGGTCGTTAAGAGTCCTCAGTACAAGGAGATTTTGCTACCTTATATTGATGACGTTATTAAAGAGGTCGATCTTGATAATGGCGTTGTCAAAGTAGAAATACCGGATGGGTTGATAGATTAA
- a CDS encoding ABC transporter ATP-binding protein yields the protein MITLQLTNINKYFGTGTSRVHVLKDINFTAKKGEVNLVIGPSGSGKSTFLTIAGGLQTPSDGTVQLEGHAVKTMSNKQRDALRLNKIGFVLQSYSLVPYLTVKEQFKLVKKVKKNHNLSNLSLEKLLDKLGIRELENKYPGELSGGQNQRVAIARALYTRPDILLADEPTAALDSERVIEVGKIFQDLAREQNTAVVIVTHDLRLTDFADNVYKIMDGQMTLENKNKMTN from the coding sequence ATGATAACTTTACAATTAACTAATATCAACAAATACTTTGGAACAGGTACGAGTCGAGTGCACGTTCTCAAGGATATCAATTTCACCGCTAAAAAAGGTGAAGTTAATCTTGTCATTGGACCATCTGGCTCCGGTAAAAGCACCTTTTTAACCATTGCTGGCGGATTACAGACACCGAGTGACGGAACAGTACAGTTAGAAGGACATGCTGTTAAAACGATGTCAAACAAGCAACGAGATGCACTGCGGCTAAATAAAATTGGCTTCGTCTTACAATCGTATAGTTTGGTCCCTTATCTCACCGTCAAAGAACAATTCAAATTGGTTAAGAAAGTCAAAAAGAATCATAACTTATCCAACCTTTCACTCGAAAAACTTTTAGACAAGCTAGGAATCAGAGAATTAGAAAATAAATACCCCGGCGAATTATCTGGCGGCCAAAATCAACGTGTCGCCATTGCTCGCGCTCTGTATACGCGTCCGGATATTTTACTTGCTGATGAACCAACGGCCGCCCTCGACAGTGAACGTGTTATCGAAGTGGGCAAAATTTTTCAGGATCTAGCACGCGAACAAAACACTGCGGTTGTTATTGTTACCCACGACTTACGGCTGACTGATTTTGCTGATAATGTCTATAAAATTATGGACGGTCAAATGACTTTGGAAAACAAGAATAAAATGACCAACTAA